The following coding sequences are from one Venturia canescens isolate UGA chromosome 5, ASM1945775v1, whole genome shotgun sequence window:
- the LOC122411016 gene encoding putative ATP-dependent RNA helicase TDRD12: MDCQQDLQTKIPSTAVPIRVTNALNPSSIKIYYTQDFTERLDKINNQLRVHMKHSRRNKLSSTLEPQIGDVVIIENELESDTEIPVWWVRGLVEHVIPETRKYNIYLVDLGQTITVEREKLTIIPKTLISEEYLTFTVGIHALLPSLPEDNLTKNIIRLGEKWSDYTLDFINDCISSSSDIYFDYLAVDENGKKWGEVYFVIDEDVFCLSDTLICSGQAISVCRGFNEMFNDRREDAENAKTTINGGLVIDVGNILDRCKHCQTANEEMTCENLVKLEERNFTRPRKDKKLRYFGEDCEEMLIRSKNYCERLVYIENAQFPSRIHVALKKMDIIALRRIQSYMWPAVGKGLNVVAVGPSKCGKTIGYILPIVSSITVRKTMTKGPRPLILILCSSTSDVLNTSALCNDLLEAYTDIRCVAGWNGRPDKSIVAEIYNGCQILIATPTYLFRFINQDDGHRKLINFDHLAHLVIDGLDLILDKYYDPFRQLLGKYMKIGKKEHLSWTKEPVQIVAVARHWSSLVKSFTNECVIEPYVCIGSYIEAAIFGCVKPNLLIIQEKKKIEKVSELLNDDVTTVKTMIVCTSSGEAHALNGHLSKTKKTLVACEKMIFSEINGVREIWKASVYGMYPVLICTDEVLVGLNITNIDWLVHFSLNLPSKTQFYFRFSTLMDNLKKESNRCKVTIVIDETNDVQLYGVVSVAKDCGTKIPTKFYNNVLRIVASLDRAKKLYPICDSVKAFGFCPRKHSCPFRHCVIGDVDKPVTPIKIGDKVKFNVTYVHNATHFTARIMEYRNPDGNVVKYSAKEYTKISTMIHTYYANKRNRRCHRKTQVGDICAVEESLDNFLRVKVLNVVRKNVEGAAIAVELKCIDTGAILPAISVTRLMEIPNDLANHDTHIVEVFLTGLVPYDDEYEWNVRAIDDALNWFPTKNMPNSFVLGTVRLHIADTLWVDPLEIHTPIIGYADLINSSLKSHMLQQKHGVPAKDHLTKLYELCEIGNLKIDDMDKKSSRIEDVSENEDN, translated from the exons caCGCAGGACTTTACAGAAAGATTGGACAAAATAAACAACCAGTTACGAGTACACATGAAACATAGCAGAAGAAACAAACTATCTTCAACACTGGAGCCCCAAATCGGAgat GTAGtaataatagaaaatgaatTGGAAAGTGATACAGAAATACCAGTTTGGTGGGTACGCGGATTAGTCGAACACGTGATCCCAGAAACAAggaaatataatatttatcTTGTTGACCTTGGACAGACCATAAcagtggaaagagaaaaactcaCTATCATTCCAAAAACTTTAATATCTGAAGAGTACTTGACTTTTACAGTTGGAATTCATGCCTTATTGCCTTCATTGCCTGAAGATAATTTAACGAAAAACATAATTCG TTTGGGAGAAAAATGGAGCGATTACACTTTGGACTTCATCAACGATTGTATTTCAAGTTCGAGTGATATTTACTTTGATTATTTAGCTGTGgatgaaaatgggaaaaaatgggGAGAGGTCTACTTTGTTATTGATGAGGATGTTTTCTGCCTCAGTGATACATTGATCTGCTCTGGACAAGCGATTTCAGTATGTCGAG GTTTCAATGAAATGTTCAATGACAGAAGAGAAGATgctgaaaatgcaaaaacaacCATCAACGGTGGTCTTGTTATCGACGTTGGAAATATTCTTGATAGATGTAAACACTGTCAGACTGCAAATGAAGAAATGACATGTGAAAATCTTGTAAAGTTGGAAGAGCGCAATTTTACTCGTCcgagaaaagataaaaaactgCGTTATTTCGGTGAGGATTGCGAAGAAATGTTAATCCGGTCGAAAAATTATTGCGAGCGATTGGTCTACATCGAAAACGCACAATTTCCTTCGCGGATTCACGTCGCACTCAAAAAAATGGATATTATCGCACTTCGAAGAATACAATCTTACATGTGGCCAGCAGTTGGCAAAGGACTCAACGTTGTTGCGGTTGGTCCTTCCAAATGCGGAAAAACTATTGGATATATTTTGCCAATTGTCAGCAGTATAACAGTGCGGAAAACG ATGACAAAAGGTCCACGTCCACTGATTCTGATTCTGTGCTCGTCAACATCAGATGTTCTCAATACGAGTGCGCTCTGCAATGACTTACTGGAAGCGTACACCGACATTCGTTGTGTAGCCGGTTGGAATGGCCGACCGGACAAATCTATCGTC GCTGAGATCTACAATGGATGTCAAATATTGATCGCCACGCCCACGTATCTCTTCCGGTTTATTAATCAAGACGATGGTCACAGGAAATTGATTAATTTTGATCATCTCGCACATCTGGTCATCGACGGTTTGGATCTTATATTGGATAAATACTACGATccg TTTAGACAATTGTTGGggaaatacatgaaaattggcaaaAAAGAACATCTCTCATGGACCAAGGAACCAGTGCAAATAGTGGCAGTTGCTCGTCACTGGTCATCGCTCGTTAAGTCGTTTACCAACGAATGTGTGATCGAGCCTTATGTGTGCATCGGTTCCTACATAGAAGCTGCGATATTTGGTTGTGTAAAACCAAATTTGTTGATCatccaggaaaaaaaaaagatcgaaaaagtGTCAG AGCTACTAAATGACGACGTCACAACGGTGAAAACGATGATAGTATGCACGAGTAGCGGCGAAGCGCATGCCCTCAATGGACACCTctcaaaaaccaaaaaaactcTTGTGGcgtgtgaaaaaatgatattttcggaaattaatggagtacgagaaatatggAAAGCCAGTGTCTACGGAATGTACCCGGTGCTCATTTGCACGGATGAAGTTCTCGTCGGATTAAACATCACTAATATTGATTGGCTTGTTCacttttcgttaaatttaccatcaaaaacacaattttactTCCGGTTCTCGACTCTCATGGATAATTTGAAAAAG gAAAGTAACAGATGCAAAGTAACAATTGTCATCGACGAAACGAACGACGTACAACTTTACGGCGTTGTGTCAGTCGCTAAAGACTGTGGCACCAAAATACCGACGAAGTTTTATAACAATGTCCTG AGGATTGTGGCGAGTCTTGATCGtgcgaaaaaattgtatccGATTTGTGACTCGGTCAAGGCGTTTGGTTTTTGTCCGAGAAAGCATTCCTGCCCGTTTCGACATTGCGTTATCGGTGACGTGGATAAGCCAGTAACGCCGATCAAGAT CGGCGACAAAGTTAAGTTTAATGTCACGTACGTGCACAACGCGACACATTTTACAGCCAGAATTATGGAGTACAGAAATCCTGACGGAAATGTCGTGAAATACTCGGCTAAGGAGTACACCAAAATTTCGACGATGATACACACGTATTATGCCAACAAACGCAATAG aCGCTGTCATAGAAAAACACAAGTTGGCGATATTTGTGCTGTCGAAGAATCGTTGGACAACTTTTTAAGAGTCAAAGTACTAAACGTGGtaagaaaaaacgttgaaggAGCTGCGATCGCTGTGGAATTGAAATGCATCGACACGGGTGCTATTTTGCCAGCAATAAGT GTTACGCGGCTAATGGAAATACCCAATGATCTCGCGAACCACGACACCCACATAGTTGAAGTATTTCTGACAGGTCTTGTCCCATATGATGATGAATACGAATGGAACGTTCGGGCAATTGACGACGCCCTAAATTGGTTTCCCACCAAAAATATGCCCAATTCGTTCGTACTTGGCACG GTGCGGCTGCACATTGCCGATACATTATGGGTCGATCCTTTGGAGATTCACACGCCAATAATTGGGTATGCTGACTTGATAAATTCGTCATTGAAATCTCACATGCTGCAACAGAAGCACGGAGTACCAGCAAAAGATCATTTGACCAAGTTGTACGAGCTTTGTGAGataggaaatttgaaaattgacgaTATGGATAAAAAGTCATCGAGGATCGAAGATGTCAGCGAAAACGAGGATAATTAG